A stretch of DNA from Streptomyces agglomeratus:
CCAAGACGCGCACACGTGGATGGACATCGGTGAGCGAGGCCAAGCCGTCACCGCGTGATGCTGCCTTCAGCCGACCACGTCCGGGCCTCGGCCGCGCGCGGGCTTCCACCAGGCGGAGGACCGATGCCGTGGCGCCCCGCGAGCAGCAATCCGGCGAGTCAAGCCGCGGTCTCGTAGGCGATCGGTGATCGTTGTCCGAGGCCGGAGTGGCGGCGGCGGGTGTTGTAGCGGCCGGCCCAGCGGAAGGTGTCGAGGCGGGCCTGACGGGCCGTGGGCCAGGCCTTGGCGCCCTGGAGTGTCCCTTTTCAGCGACGCGTTGAAGCTTTCCGCGGCAGCGTTGTCCGCGCTGCTGCCGACGGCGCTCATGCTCCTTCTCACGCCCGCATTCGCGCAGGCGTCGGCGAACGCGGCGGACGTATATTGCGAGCCGTGATCGCAGTGAAAGACCGCCCCGGCGAGGCTCCCGCGGGTGCGTTCGGCGGCGGCCAGGGCGTCGATGACGAGCTCGGCTCGCATCGCAATGGTCGGGCGTTCTGGGATGAGACAGGCGTAAGCCACACCCCGCCCCATCTGTCACCCCATCCGGCCAGCAGACCTCAACTGCACCCTCAGCCTCACCATCACCACAACCCCGCACACCGAAAATTGGCAGATACGCGGGCATCCCAGATGAAAACGACTTTCAGACCGCGTTTGAGATCTGCCGTACCCCGGCGCCTACGACCAGAACTCGTCGTACGCCTGCGGATCAGCCGTCAGCACCCAACCCTCGGTGATCTTGTCGTCCCTGATGTGGAGGACGAGGGTGTAGTCCATATCGAGCTGCTTGCCTTCACGTGACGCCGTAACGTGCAGCAGCGCAACTGTGTGGTCATCGTTGGCGAGCACATCATGGAGCTGCGGCCGGTACGTGCCGCCTGTCAGCTGAAACTCCCGACCGAACACCGCGAATGTGTCCTCGCGTCCCCGGTACTCTCCCGCCAGCGGGTTGCTGCCCCCGATATGCCACACCACCTCGGGGTGAAAGGTCTTCGCCAGCGCGTCCATGTCGCCTGCCGCGAAGGCAGCCATGGTGCGATGGAACGCAGCGATGTTCGGGTGATCGGTCATCAGTGCCTCCGTCGGCCCCCTACGGACCATACGTCGCGCGAGACACCGTGGCTCAGCGTCGTTAGGCCATCAGGCCGAGCGGCACACGGTCGAGCGGCGCGGCCGCTGAGACCGCTTCGGGGTCTCTCCGGTTGGTGTGCGAGAGAGGTTTTGGGCCTGGGCGGCTTGCTGGTCGACCTTGAGTCAGTCGGCGGACTTGGCCACCGCGGTCTCGACTTCGTGGCGGGCCGACTGGCCGTACCGCGATGGACTGCCATCGAGCGGATACGCGATACGGGAGGACCTCCGGGCGTGAACCCTCCTCCGCCGGTCAGAGCCGGGATCGCCGATCGCGGAGCACCTTGGCGCGGCTTAGCCTGAGATAGGGGCCTTCAAGCGGAAGGGAACCTCGAGATGCATTTCGTCCTGATCGCGACCCACACTCCGGAAACCTGTCCGACCTCCAACGCGACAACGCGCGACCTGTTGCTGAAGATCGGTCCTGACGTGCCGGACCTCGCCCAGAAGGCAGGCGTCGAAATCGTGTCCGGTCCCTTCGTCAACCGTGAACACACGATTGTTGTGGTCGTACAGTCCGACAAGGTCGAGAATGTCGACCGCTTCCTGATGGAGGCTCGTCTCCCCCACTGGAACCGCGTCCGCGTGCTGCCGTCGCTGACCATGGAGGATGCGCTCACCGAAGTCCAAGCGCAAACGCCGATCTTCTGACCCACCCGCTCAGGCACGCGGCCGGTGCTTCGGTGCGGGCGCCGAGATGCGCCATCGCCCGCCCCCATCAGCGCGGACGAACGTCACAGTCTGCCCCGCCTCGCCCCTGCGCGCGGTGATCAACTCCGTGGTGTTCCGCTACTCCGGCCAGGACCTCACCACCGTTGGCACCTACACCGAAAAGACCTTCCCGCCTGGCTCGAAGCAGAGCAGATCCCAACGCCGCGCGGCAGGGCCTCTCACGTCTCCGACGGCCGCGGCTGCTCCGGCGGAACCGAGCTCTCGGCAGCCGCCATCCACTGGTCCAGGTCGGCCTGGGTGAACTCTGCCCACGGTGGGATTTCGGGGAGCTGGCGGAGGAGGTCGTAGGCCTCGGGGATCTGGGGGCCGCGGAGGACCGGGCAGTGGCAGCCGGCGATCACCTCGGCGTTCAGGTGTTGGAAGTCGGTGACGACCGTCCGGAACTTTTGGGCATCCACCAGGGCGACCCAGGGGGAGACCAGACTTCCGCCGAAGAACTGGCCGTCGCGGAATTCGTCTGGGGCCAGCGCTGCCATTTCGGGCATGGGGGTCGGCACGTTCGTGGCGAAGGTGTCGACGGCCCAAAGGACGTTGGTCTTCGGGTCGAAGAGGGCGCGGGTTGTGGGGTTGTCGTACAGGGGCGGTCGTTTGGCGACCAAAGTGCGGTCGCCCGCGTCGATCGTGTCGCCGTCGGTCATGAAGCGGCACCGGTTGATGGGCGTCTCCCACTCCTCGGCCATGCGGCCGATGGAAAACCATGTCGTCAGCAGGGTCGCGTTCGGGCATTCGGCGAGGACCGGCAGAAGGTTGCCGGCGTGGTCGCGGTCATCGTGGGTGAGGAAGATCCACCGGACATCCAGTGGATCCACGACGGACCAGGCTGCCTCCAGCCACTGGGAGCGCACTGCGGGCGCCCCGGTGTCCACGAGGACCGGTTCGGCTCCCCGGATCACCATCGAGTTCATCGGGAAGTGGCCGACCGGCGGGGCCTCGAGAGCCCACGGGATGACGAACGTCTCCTCGGCGATCTTGTACGGCTGCAGAAGGTTGAACGTTTCCATGGTTGTCATCGCTGCTCCCCGGGACGGAGTCGCCTCAGCGTCCATGAGTCCAGTGCAGCCCCGTGCCGGGCCGTCGTCAAACGCAGAACTCGTGACGGTCGGCTTCGGTGAGCAACGATGGGTGCGCGGTCGGCGCTGGCAGGCTCCAGCTTTGGCGCTCGCGCTCATGCTCCGTGTGCTCGCGCTCGCCCTGGCGCGCGGACGCCGACCGCGCGGCGCATGCAGTGGGAGCCTGCGCGCTGGAGCGCCGGCCAGATTTTGAACGTGGTCCTTCCCCCTGGGAGGGGCCGTGCAGGGTTACACCTCCGAAGCGTTGATTCGTCACGGGCCCATGCCCAGGCGGCCGTTACGGGATCAGAGCGTTGTAGACCTCGACCACTTTCGACTCGAACGGTGGTGCCCCGAGTTCCTGTGCGGCCGGCTTGACCTGCTCTTCCATGAAGCGCCGGAACGCGTCTTCCGACTCCCATACGTCAATGACCTGCCAGCCGCCCGCCTCGCCGGGCGCCCCGAAGTGGGCGATGAGCCCGGCGGGCGGATTCGTACGGTCCGGGATCGCCCGGTCGAAGGTCGCCTGGTAGAGCTCCTGGTTCCAGCCCGCAGCCTGGTTGAGCACCAGAATCGCCATCTCGGTTCCTCGTTTCACGTGCGAAGACAGATGTGAACGACGCTAGATCCAAGTGCGGGCGACCGCGAGCAGCGGGGATGACTGCTGCGCCGTCCGAGGGAGTGCGGCCGCAACGGGGATGTCAGCGCCCCGACCACGCCCCTACGCGGGGGTGACCTGCACGAATTTCAGGACGCTATGAAGGCCCGCGCAACATCTACCGCAACACCCAGTGCAACAGCTTGGCGCACCAGTTAGCGCAACTGACGCCGCAACCCCTGGGGCCAGGGCTGTTGCAAAGTCCCGGTGAGCGCATGAGTCCGCAGGTCTTGGCGGGATGAGGGGCGGGGGTCGGCCCGTCACGTACGCATCGAAGCTCCGGTTGAACGGAGTGACCTTCCCAAGTCGCCTCGCACCGCCGGAGCTTCGATGTGCCGCCAGTCTGCCACCGTCTGTCTGATCAAGTCGCCTTCTCTGGCCGGTGTGGCGGGATTGTCGCTGGTGGAGCGGTTGCGGCTGCTGCCCGTTCCGCTCAACCGCCGCGACCGCGTCACTCGCCGCCTGCGCATAGTCGGCGCTCGTCTTCGTGCGCTGGCGTGGAAGGCGGTTCGGCTCAGCACCTGGCAGTTTCTGAAGGGCTTCGGATACACGGTCGGCGCCTGGGCGGCGGCGGAGCTCCTCGGGGCCTCACGCAGTGACACGCTGGCCGGTCTCCCGACGTTGACTGGAACTTGGGCGCACTGCTTCACGGCGTAAAACTGGCTGCGGTCACAGGCTCAGAGTTGCCAGTTCACCCGATCGTGCCTTCTTCAGTCAGGGACGTACGCTTCACCGTCTGCGACTACAAGGACGGGCGCAACTACCCCGGTAATTACGTGACATAGCCACACCATCTATATCTGCCATCGATGACCGCGCACCCATCCACGCGGTGGATGTGTATCAGTTGAGCGAACGCGTTGCCGTTGAACGGCTTTACGCTCCGGCTCGGCCCACGATCCGCGCTGTAGAAGACCGCGGCCGGGAAGCAGTCGCCAGTCACCGCGTGGAATGCCCGCGACGGCGCGGCATCACGCCGGGGCCAGCCGGTGGAAGGCGCGCCCGTAATACACCATCGGCTCCCCGTCACCGGCGGCCGCAATCCCTACCTCACCGATGAGAATCAGGTGGTCTCCCGCCTCATGGCGGTCGTAGACCGCGCACTCCAGCGTGCACAGGGCATCTGGCACGACGGGCAGACCCCCGAGCGTGTGCGCGGCCCAGCCTCCGCCGAATTTGTCGGCGCTCTTGGAGGCGAAACGCCGAGCCACCTCCTCGTGCCACGGGCGCAGCACGCTGACCGCGAAATGGCCGCAGTGAAGGAACACCGGGAAGGAGTCCGCCGTTCGGGCCAGGCAGACGAGCACGAGCGGCGGATCCAACGAGACCGAGCAGAATGAGCTCGCGGTGAAGCCGCGCGGCCTGTCCCGGTCGTCCCGGGTGGTCACCACAGTGACGCCGGAGGGGAAGCAGGCCAGCGCCGCGCGGAGCTCGGACGGCGTGGCGGTCACGCCGTGAATGGCCGGAGCGTGAGTTCGACGGCGCGGTCCTTGAGAGCGAGTACCGCCACCTGGCCCGCGACGGCTTCGTCGAGCCACCGGTGGAAGTCCTCCATCTCCTTCAGAACAGCTCCGTCGATGGCCCGGATCTCGTCTCCTGCCTTCAGTCCCGCGGCCTCCGCGGCGGAGTTGACGACGACGTCCTGAACCACCATCCCCGTCTCCGCCGTGACGCCGAGTGGGATGATGCCGGTCTTCGGCGGGGTCAGAGTCTTGTGGAACTGGAAAGGCCGGTGCTCCAGGTACGCGCCGAGCCGCTCCAGGTAGTGCCACCAGTGGTGGTCGTAACCGTCGAACTCGAGGCGCGATCGGAGCGACTCGCCGAAGCCCGTATGACGGACCGCGATCTTGGTTCGGGAGTCGTCCAGGCAGGTGAAGTCCACCTTCACCTGGGTGGGAGTGTCATTCCCCGGTACGTCCCAGTCGTACTCACAGGAGACCTGAGGGGTAATCGCACTGAGCCGGGCGTTGAAGACCAGCTCCACCCGTCCGCGCCGGTTGAAGGACCAGCACAGCCGCTCACCGACCTGCAGCGGGATCTCGGCGCTGTGCAGCGCGAGCCAGGCACGCACCTCCCTCGGGTCGGTCCATGCCTGCCAGGTCCGGGCCCGGGTCGCGTGGATCAGGTGCTCGGTCGAAGTCTCGAGTACCACGTTCAACCTCCTGCTGGTGAATACCGCTCGGTGATCACTGTTCTTCGGCCGCGTGCAGGGCCTTCTCGACGGCGCTGTTCGACAGGGTGAGCAAGCCGATGAGCGCGACGCCCGCCCCGAACAGGCCGCCGATGCTGTAGACGGCGCTCAGCCCCAGATGAGAGGCGATTACGCCGGAGGCCAGGATGCCCACGGGCATCAGACCGAACGTCACCAGTCGGTTCACACCGCTGATACGGCCGGTGAGATGCTTCGGCACCATGGCTTGCCGCAGGGAGACCGTCGTGACGTTCCAGGTCATGCTCGTATAACCGGTGATTCCGAGTCCGAGCGCCACGAGCGCGATGTCGTCGGTGAAGCCCAGGATGGTGAAACCCAGCGCCCCGGCCACCGACCCCCCGAGACTCGCGTGCGCGGGCCCCAGCCTGTGCGTGAATTTCCTGCAGGTGAGTCCCGCCGTCACGCTGCCGACCGCGACGGACGACAGGAGCAGCCCGTACCCGACGTTGCTGATACCCAAGATCTGGCGGGCGTAGAGCACCAGCATGGCGAGTTGGCCGGCCGTGCACATGTTCTTGAGGCCGGCGACCACCGTGAACACGCGGAGCACCCGGTGGCGAGCGAGCCAGCAGATGCCTTCCACGATTTCGCCGCGCATGGACGGACGGTGGCCGGCCCCCGTGGTCGCGGTCTTCCGGTCCGCCTGGGTCCCGTGGTAGTCACCGCGCATGAGGAAGGAGCAGACGGCACTGAGGCCGAACGAAACGGAGTCGGTAAGAGCGGGTACGGCACGGCCGAGGGAGTAGAGCACGCCTCCGCCCGCAGGGCCGAGGAACTTGAGGGCCGCTGTGTTGGCGCTCATCAATCTGCTGTTCGCGCGTTCGAGAGCATCCCGGTCCCGGGACACGACCATGGGCAGGATGGACTGCCGTGAACTGTCGTAGACCGTCTCGATCGCCGTGATGCTGAACGCGACGGCCATCAGGAGCGGGATCGACACCCAACCAGCGAGCACCGTGGCGAACAGAACCGCCAGGATGCAGCACCGGATGGCGTCCGATACCCACAGCACCCTCCGGCGGTCCCAGCGGTCGGAGAACGCCCCTCCCATCAGGGCCAGCACCAGCCACGGAAGTCTGTCCGCGAAACCCACCAGCGACAGACGGGTGGGGTCGCTGGTGATGTCGGCTGCCAGTAGCGGCAGAGCGGTAACGGTCAGCCCGTTGCCGGCGCTGGATATCGTCCAGCCGACCCAGAGAAGGGAGAAGTCACGGCCAAGTCCGCCTGAGAAGGTCGTTCGGAGCCGTCTCAGCCCGCGTGTCGGCGGTTCCGCCCCCTGGCCCGGTTCGCCGCCCGTGTGCTCGGCCTGCTTCGTCATCCCTGTCCGCTTCCCTGACCGGAGGCCGGGGCCCCGGCCGGTCCGCGTGCCGGTACGTGGTCGGGTTCCCTCGGCGAGTGTGCTGCTGGATCGAGATCGAACAGCAGGTGTGCGGCGCGATCGGCCCTGTGGTCGTCACCCAGCTCCTCCCAGCACCGCACTGCCCGGTAGGCAGCTGTCGCTCCCCGCAACGTTCCGGCCTGCGCTCCTCGCTCGAACTCCTCCGCAGCCGCCCGCACATCACCGCCTCGCTGGGCGAGAGCCGCCACGTGGAACCTGGACGAGGCCTCAGCCCCGTCCAGGCGGAGCAGTGTGTCGGCGGCCGCTTGCACGCGCCCGGGCGGTGACAGCCGGGTTCCGGCCTTGACCGTCACATCGGCGAGCAGCCGGCGGTTCTCCCGCGCGCAGTGCCGCTGCTGCGGGTTCTCGGCGAGGCGCTCGGTGTCGGCGTCCGCGGCATAGGCCTCCTCGAGAGCCTGCCGCGCGCCCTCCACGTTTTTGTCGCCGAACCGCTGGAAGGCCGCCGCCCTCAAGAACCGGCTCTCGGTGAGTGCTCGGAGCCAGGGCTCCGTGTCCGACAGTCCGCTGAGGAGTCCTTCTCCGTACACCGCCCAGTCGCGGTCGCTGTCCGGGGCGTACCGGTCGCGACGGAGGATCGAGATGAGCTGGGCGCAGGAGAGCACGCGCAGCGCCGGAACGGTCCCCTCCGTGGCCAGCCGGGCGAAGACTTGGGCGGGGGCGTCCGAGGCACGACGGTGCTGGCGAAGAGCACGGGCGGCCTCGTACGCCAGATACTGCCCCGGCCCGTCAGCGGGGCGGCCGATCTCGCCCACCAGACGCACCGCGAGTCCGTAGAACCCGAGTTGGGTGAGGACACAGACAAGGACGGCTCTGCGCTGCGTCGGCTGCTCGTTCCAGCAGTCCACCTGCCCCGCAAGGAAATGCCAGCCCTCGATGCCTGTGGAGACAGCCACGTCCCGAGGCGTACTGCCAAGGAAGGTGTCGTGCCTCGACTGCCTGGCCAGTCGCGACCGTGCGTCGGCCGCCAGGATCAGCGCGCAGTACGGTGGGGGCGGCTCTCCCGTGCTGTCGCGCAGCAGATCGAGGAGGAGCGGTGTGCTCTCGGCGCATATGGGGCCGGCCGGGGCATGGGTCAATTCGAACCAGGCGCTCCAGGTCTGCCGGAGCCGCAAGGTGTCGAGAACGCGCGCGCGACCGAATTCCAATTCGGCCCAGGCGACATGGTTTTTCCGGGTGTAGGGAAGTCCGTTTGCCATTCCGCCGCCCTCCGGCTTACATCGGTGATTTCACGACACGCGTTCCAAGAGGGATGGGGAAGGAGATCGGATCTCCTTCCCCATCCGCGTCCCGAGCCCTGGGCTCAGTAGTCCTCGCTCATCAGGACATCGAAGTCCTTGTTGGCCTCAGTCATGGCAGCCTCCCCTCGCAGCAGGTCCGATCGGTCGACTTCCGACCTGCAGCGAGAATGACCTGACGTGGTTTCAGTGCGGTGTCTCCGTGGTGTCTCCGGCGGATGCGCACGCTGCGGCAGATACGGTGACCTGCGGTTTCCTCGGCCAAAATCAATCCGCTGACAATGCGTAGCCTTCAACGAACGTCCGTCCCGGGGCAAAGGTGAACCCGCCCTGGCCCGGTCTCGAGCACATCGGAGCGGCACGATCTCCGATTGGCTAGGGTCTTTGGCCATGGAGCATCGTTCACTCGGCCGTAGTGGCCTGATGATCAGCGAGATAGCCTTCAGAAATTGGCTCACTCACGGCGAGTCGGTCGACAGGGTCAGTGCCCTGTCATGTGTACGGGCCGCGCTGGAGGCTCACCAACTTCATCAGTCATCCCTAGTGTTGTGCATAGAGTTGTGCGCATGGAGTTGCTGCGTATGTCCAAAGCCGCGAAGCGCCTGGGGGTCCACCCGATGACGCTGCGCCAGTGGGCGTTGGAAGGCAAGATTCCGTTCTCCTGGTAGGGCATGAGCGCCGGTTTTCCTCGGCCGATGTGGAGAACATGAAGCGTGGCAGCGACTCCGCAACTTCCCGGCCCCGGCTGGAGGTTCTGTACGTGCGCGTCTCAGGCTCGTCCGGACAGGAATCGTCGCTGGCCGCGCAGGAAGAAGAGCTGCGGGCCACGTCCACCGGCACGGTGGTGAAGGTCGTCAAGGACCGTGGTTCCGGCCTGCGGGAGAACCGGCCTGGCCTCAATAGGATGTTGGCGATGGCCTGCGACGGCAGCGTGAGCGTAGTGAGGGTGACGCATGAGGACCGCCTCGCCCGGTTCGGTGTCGGCTGGCTCAAGCGCCTGTTCGCCTTTCACGGCGTCACCCTCGAAGTCCCGCACCCGAAGAAGTCCGGCGGCCGGGATGAACTCCTCGAAGACTTCGTCTCCCTGGTCACCACCTTCGCGGGCCGTCTGTACGGCATGAGGTCGGCGGAAGCCCGCAAGCGGCTGCTCGCCGAAACCGGCCAATGCACCACTGGGGATCGTGCCGAGTGAGCCGGAAACTCCAGATCGCCGAGGGCGAAACCTCCCGCACCGCCTGCGCCCGCGCCATGCTGCGCACGGGCGTAGATGAGAAGACCGACGAACTCCTGCCCGTCTCCGTGCTGGCGGAACGGGTCGGCTGGACCGTGGATCTGGTGTCCGGCATGGTCGGCGCGCTGACTGCCGAGCACTGGAATGCCGCCGATGTGGACGTGCTGGCCTCCGGGGAGGATGCCGGGGGCCGCAAGCTGCCGTCGAACGCGTGGATGGCGCTGCGTCGTTTGGGCTGGACCGTCGCCGCTTTGGAGGGCGTCAAAGTCAATGACCGGATCGTGCGCATGGCCCAGGAACAGGCCGGGCGCACTCTGCGGTCGGCGAAGTGGCGGGCCGACCTCACCGCTGGGGTCCTGGCGGCCTGGCCCGCTGATCCGGCCAAGCGCACCGTGGGCGAGTGGGACGCGGTGCGTGATGCGGTACCCGGCGGGCAGCATCTGCCGTCGAATGAGCATGACCGGATGCCGGTCGATGTGTTCGAGGTGGAGTCCGCGCCCAAGGCAGCGCGGATGCTGCTGCTGTCGGCGTGCGACGGGCAGCAGGCCGCCATCGAACGCGGCGACGAACCCGGCCGGGCGCTGCTGCGGTTGCAGCTCCCCACCCGCCCCGACCCGGCCTCGTACCGGGACTGGACGTGGGTCGCCTGCCCGATCACGCTGCCGCCCACGATCCCCGCCGGCGCGGTGCTGCACCTGCCGACCCTGCGCATCCACCAGGGCAAGGTGCGGGCTGATCTCGCTTACACCCACGTCGTCCCCAAGACCCAGCGGACCGGGCACACGGTCGCGCTCGGCGCGGACTGGGGCCTGAACACCCTCCTCAGCGCAGGCGCGGCCCGGCTCCACCACGACGGACGGATCACCGTTCTCGGGGCTGGGGGCATGTTCCGCGCGGACGGTGTCCTCGCGAAACAGCACCGGCTGCGCCGCGAGAGCGAGTAGCTGCACGCCAAGGCAGACCACTATCAGCGACTCATCGGTGGGGCCGAGCGACACGCGTTGGCCGCCAAGCACGTGGTCCTGCGGGATGAGATCCAATGTGTGTCCGACCGGCGTTCGCACCTCAACGACGCCCTTGCCCGGGCTGCCGCCCTGTGGGCCGTCGATCAGGCCATCGCCGCCTCGGCGACCGTGATCTATGTCGAAGACCTCCGCTCGATGGAGACCAAGGGCATGGGCCGCAGCGTCAACACGCGCATGTCCCAGCAGGTACGTGGGGAGATCGTGGACCGGATGCGACACCTGGCCGCCGAGGCGGGTATCGCCGTCGTGACAGTCCCGGCCCGGAACACCTCCAAGCACTGCCCGCAGTGTCTTGTACCGCTGCGGCACCGCAAAGCCCCCGACCGCCCCACCACGCCGGGCTGGAAGTGGGCCATCTGCCCGTCCTGCCGCTGGCAGGGAGACCGTGATCAGGGCGCCTGGCGGCGCATCGCCGCACGCGGCCTCACCCACCAAGCGAAGACCATGACCGACCGCGTCAGCGGTTCCATGGCCATCCGCAGCGTGGTGGACAAACTCGAAGCCAAAGCCGTGGTCACCCCGACCACCGCGAAGACCCGCCGGGACCGGTCCAAGACCGGACTCACCCGGCGACAGAACACACGCCCCGCGCCCAGGCGACGCAGGGCACCCTCCCCCACCGGACCTTCGGGTCCGGCGGGCAAGCGTCCGGAGGGACACGCTCACACGGGCCGGACCCGGCTGCCCCGCGCAGCCCACCGGCACCAGGGCGTGACAACGATCAGCACACCCACCACGGTCGGTCACCGGCCACGCGGAGCAGCGCTGGGCGCGGGCTTCCACCTGCACGCTCACGCTACCCCTCCACAGTGGGCAGATCCCGTGCCAGACACTACGTCTGACATGGGATCGCTTAGCTGATTAGAGACGCTGGCATCACGTCGTTCGACACGGCCGATGTGTACGCACAGGGCGCTGCCGAGCAACTGCTCGGCGAGGCACTGGCCGATGTACGCCGCTCCTCCGTGGAGATCGCCACCAAGGTGTACCTGCCGACCGGCACGGGACCGAACGACCGTGGGCTGTCCCGCAAGCACATCGTGGAGTCGTGCCATGCCTCGCTGCGCCGACTGGGGACCGACTACGTCGACCTGTACCAGGCGCACCGTTTCGACAGCCGCGTCCGACTCGAAGAGACCCTCGTCGCCTTCGACGACCTGGTGCGGCAGGGCAAGGTCTTGTACCTGGGCGTCTCGGAGTGGACCGCGCTGCGGCTCGCCGGTGAGCTGGGCCTGCGCAGCCGGATCGTGTCGAATCAGCCGCAGTACAACATGCTGTGGCGGGTCATTGAGCCTGATGTGCTGCCACTGTGCCGCAAGGAGGGGATCGGCCAACTCGCCTTCCAGCCGCTGGCACAGGGCGTGCTGACCGGGAAGTATCGTCCGCGAAGGACTCCCCCACCGGGTTCCCGGGCGGCCGCCGGAGGCCGTGCCCCGAAGTTCATCGGCAGGGTGCTCGGAACCGAGCTGGTGGAGCGGGTGCAGGGGCTCCGTCCGATCGCGGATGCGGCGGGGTTGTCCATGGCGCAGCTCGCGATCGCGTGGACGCTGCAGCAGCCCGGTGTCTCGGCCGCGATCACCGGCGCCTCCCGTCCCGAGCAGGTGACGGAGAACGCCGAGGCGGCCGGCCGGCACCTGGACGCCGAAGTGCTGCAGCGCATCGACGACCTGCTCGGCGGTCTGATCGACCGCGATCCGTCGAAGACCGCCCGGATGATGGCGGTCGAGCCCAGCTGGCAGTCCACACCGCCGCCACCGCAACCGGGATGACACCCGTCCGGGCGGCTCCAGCCGATACGGACGGCCGGCTGCCACGGCTGTCGACGGACCCGGGACCAGCGACACCGGCTTTCCGCCGCTGCCTGGTGCAGGGGTCGGATCACCGCGATCGGCATCACACCTCTGGCGGCCTCACCCGATTCCGGTGACAAGGCGTCAAGCAGGCGACGTGCGAGGCGCGACCGCCGACGGACTCCATGGTCTTCAAGAACTGACGGGACGGGGGCCGGCCTGGCCGACCGGCCACAGCCGGTCCGCTCGGTAGGACCGCGGGCCGCGGCTCGAGACCCGGATCGGCCCTGAGTATCCGCTCGTGGAGAGCCAGTAGCCCGGGCCTGGGCTCGATGCCCAGCTCCTCGCGGAGCATCCGACGTGTGCTCCGGTAGACCTCAAGCGCCTCCCTACGGCGGCCGGTTCGGTACAGCGCGAGCATCAGCTGGGCTCGCAGCTCCTCGCGGTACGGGTGTGCCGCGACCAGCGCATCAAGCTCCGGCACCAGCCCGGAGTGCCAGCCGAGCTCCAGGTCGACACCGATGCGCTCCTCCTGCAGCGCCAGGCGTGCTTCCTCCAGGCGGCGCACCTCCTCGTCGACCAGCCCTGCCTCCGCCACATCCGCGTAGGGCGCACCGCGCCACAGCGAGAGGGCGCCGGTGAACAACTGGCTCGCCTGCTCCGGTTCACCAGCGTGCCGCGCATGGCGTCCTTGAGCCACCAGGTCCTCGAACCGCTGCGCGTCGAGCTCACCGGGACCGACCACGACGGCATAACCTCCGGCGTGGCGGCGGATCCGCATCGCGTCGCCGAGGGCCTGACGCAGCCGCAGGATGTACACCTGCAGGGTCTTATGGGAGTTCTGAGGCCGTTCGCCCTGCCACAAGGCATCAATCAGGGTGCTGACCGGTACCGGATGACCGGCC
This window harbors:
- a CDS encoding nuclear transport factor 2 family protein, coding for MTDHPNIAAFHRTMAAFAAGDMDALAKTFHPEVVWHIGGSNPLAGEYRGREDTFAVFGREFQLTGGTYRPQLHDVLANDDHTVALLHVTASREGKQLDMDYTLVLHIRDDKITEGWVLTADPQAYDEFWS
- a CDS encoding MBL fold metallo-hydrolase, whose product is MTTMETFNLLQPYKIAEETFVIPWALEAPPVGHFPMNSMVIRGAEPVLVDTGAPAVRSQWLEAAWSVVDPLDVRWIFLTHDDRDHAGNLLPVLAECPNATLLTTWFSIGRMAEEWETPINRCRFMTDGDTIDAGDRTLVAKRPPLYDNPTTRALFDPKTNVLWAVDTFATNVPTPMPEMAALAPDEFRDGQFFGGSLVSPWVALVDAQKFRTVVTDFQHLNAEVIAGCHCPVLRGPQIPEAYDLLRQLPEIPPWAEFTQADLDQWMAAAESSVPPEQPRPSET
- a CDS encoding flavin reductase family protein — translated: MTATPSELRAALACFPSGVTVVTTRDDRDRPRGFTASSFCSVSLDPPLVLVCLARTADSFPVFLHCGHFAVSVLRPWHEEVARRFASKSADKFGGGWAAHTLGGLPVVPDALCTLECAVYDRHEAGDHLILIGEVGIAAAGDGEPMVYYGRAFHRLAPA
- a CDS encoding SRPBCC domain-containing protein yields the protein MVLETSTEHLIHATRARTWQAWTDPREVRAWLALHSAEIPLQVGERLCWSFNRRGRVELVFNARLSAITPQVSCEYDWDVPGNDTPTQVKVDFTCLDDSRTKIAVRHTGFGESLRSRLEFDGYDHHWWHYLERLGAYLEHRPFQFHKTLTPPKTGIIPLGVTAETGMVVQDVVVNSAAEAAGLKAGDEIRAIDGAVLKEMEDFHRWLDEAVAGQVAVLALKDRAVELTLRPFTA
- a CDS encoding MFS transporter, whose protein sequence is MTKQAEHTGGEPGQGAEPPTRGLRRLRTTFSGGLGRDFSLLWVGWTISSAGNGLTVTALPLLAADITSDPTRLSLVGFADRLPWLVLALMGGAFSDRWDRRRVLWVSDAIRCCILAVLFATVLAGWVSIPLLMAVAFSITAIETVYDSSRQSILPMVVSRDRDALERANSRLMSANTAALKFLGPAGGGVLYSLGRAVPALTDSVSFGLSAVCSFLMRGDYHGTQADRKTATTGAGHRPSMRGEIVEGICWLARHRVLRVFTVVAGLKNMCTAGQLAMLVLYARQILGISNVGYGLLLSSVAVGSVTAGLTCRKFTHRLGPAHASLGGSVAGALGFTILGFTDDIALVALGLGITGYTSMTWNVTTVSLRQAMVPKHLTGRISGVNRLVTFGLMPVGILASGVIASHLGLSAVYSIGGLFGAGVALIGLLTLSNSAVEKALHAAEEQ
- a CDS encoding MerR family DNA-binding transcriptional regulator, whose product is MELLRMSKAAKRLGVHPMTLRQWALEGKIPFSW
- a CDS encoding IS607 family transposase, encoding MGVGRQDSVLLVGHERRFSSADVENMKRGSDSATSRPRLEVLYVRVSGSSGQESSLAAQEEELRATSTGTVVKVVKDRGSGLRENRPGLNRMLAMACDGSVSVVRVTHEDRLARFGVGWLKRLFAFHGVTLEVPHPKKSGGRDELLEDFVSLVTTFAGRLYGMRSAEARKRLLAETGQCTTGDRAE
- a CDS encoding transposase translates to MSDRRSHLNDALARAAALWAVDQAIAASATVIYVEDLRSMETKGMGRSVNTRMSQQVRGEIVDRMRHLAAEAGIAVVTVPARNTSKHCPQCLVPLRHRKAPDRPTTPGWKWAICPSCRWQGDRDQGAWRRIAARGLTHQAKTMTDRVSGSMAIRSVVDKLEAKAVVTPTTAKTRRDRSKTGLTRRQNTRPAPRRRRAPSPTGPSGPAGKRPEGHAHTGRTRLPRAAHRHQGVTTISTPTTVGHRPRGAALGAGFHLHAHATPPQWADPVPDTTSDMGSLS
- a CDS encoding aldo/keto reductase, which translates into the protein MTSFDTADVYAQGAAEQLLGEALADVRRSSVEIATKVYLPTGTGPNDRGLSRKHIVESCHASLRRLGTDYVDLYQAHRFDSRVRLEETLVAFDDLVRQGKVLYLGVSEWTALRLAGELGLRSRIVSNQPQYNMLWRVIEPDVLPLCRKEGIGQLAFQPLAQGVLTGKYRPRRTPPPGSRAAAGGRAPKFIGRVLGTELVERVQGLRPIADAAGLSMAQLAIAWTLQQPGVSAAITGASRPEQVTENAEAAGRHLDAEVLQRIDDLLGGLIDRDPSKTARMMAVEPSWQSTPPPPQPG